The following coding sequences lie in one uncultured Mailhella sp. genomic window:
- a CDS encoding tripartite tricarboxylate transporter permease — protein MDASFFDPSLLSGMGAALSALCSLKLWLLVLAGVFLGMTVGVLPGFGPPAAMALLFPLVYVLEPLPAVSLLSGIFYGAKYGGAVTSILMGIPGEADAVATLFEGHPLALGGKARQALATATLASFTGGMFASLAMLLLAPALSGAALFFGPAGRAAVMICALLLVAFTSPGGPRRSLCMIFLGLALALPGMDPVYGAERLTFGAWRLSEGVELTSMLLGLFGLGDLFNALLSGPEKIRAAAPDAVPCLRRLSTALAALRGSVLGFLTGLVPCGAGVTASFASHALEKRLSNHPEQFGKGAWEGLAGPEASNNAAAMASFAPLLLMGLPTNPIMAAMLGALTVVGVTPGPSLPEEQPDFYWGLMFCLMAGNVILLVLGLTLSGFWARLARLPFRLLWPVICLLCLTGSYMGADDMSGPAQCVLFGLLAVALRRCGCSPAPLVLAFVLGPRLETHLMQTLLSFW, from the coding sequence GTGGACGCCTCTTTTTTCGACCCTTCCCTGCTTTCCGGCATGGGCGCGGCGCTCTCCGCCCTCTGCTCCCTCAAACTGTGGCTGCTCGTGCTTGCGGGCGTGTTTCTCGGCATGACCGTGGGCGTGCTGCCGGGCTTCGGCCCGCCCGCGGCCATGGCCCTGCTCTTTCCCCTCGTCTATGTGCTCGAACCGCTGCCCGCCGTCTCCCTGCTCTCCGGCATTTTTTACGGCGCCAAGTACGGCGGAGCCGTCACATCCATATTAATGGGCATTCCCGGCGAGGCCGACGCCGTGGCAACCCTCTTTGAAGGTCATCCGCTGGCCCTCGGCGGAAAGGCCCGGCAGGCCCTCGCCACGGCTACGCTCGCATCCTTCACCGGCGGCATGTTCGCCTCGCTCGCCATGCTGCTGCTCGCCCCCGCGCTTTCCGGCGCGGCGCTCTTCTTCGGCCCCGCCGGACGGGCGGCCGTCATGATCTGCGCCCTGCTGCTCGTCGCCTTCACCAGTCCCGGCGGGCCGCGCCGCAGCCTGTGCATGATCTTCCTCGGTCTCGCCCTCGCCCTGCCGGGCATGGATCCCGTGTACGGCGCAGAGCGGCTGACCTTCGGCGCGTGGCGACTCTCCGAGGGCGTGGAGCTGACATCCATGCTGCTCGGCCTGTTCGGCCTCGGCGATCTCTTCAACGCCCTGCTCTCCGGCCCGGAAAAAATCCGCGCCGCCGCGCCGGACGCCGTGCCCTGCCTGCGCCGACTTTCCACGGCCCTGGCAGCCCTTCGCGGCAGCGTGCTCGGATTCCTCACCGGTCTTGTGCCCTGCGGCGCGGGCGTCACCGCCAGCTTTGCCTCCCACGCGCTGGAAAAACGCCTCAGCAACCATCCGGAACAGTTCGGAAAAGGTGCCTGGGAAGGCCTCGCCGGGCCCGAAGCCTCCAACAACGCCGCGGCCATGGCCTCGTTTGCGCCGCTTCTGCTCATGGGCCTGCCCACCAATCCCATCATGGCCGCCATGCTCGGCGCGCTCACCGTCGTGGGCGTGACGCCCGGCCCCTCCCTGCCCGAAGAGCAGCCGGACTTCTACTGGGGGCTCATGTTCTGCCTCATGGCGGGCAACGTCATTCTGCTCGTGCTCGGCCTGACCCTTTCAGGTTTCTGGGCAAGGCTCGCGCGCCTTCCCTTCCGGCTGCTCTGGCCCGTGATCTGCCTGCTCTGTCTGACGGGCTCCTACATGGGGGCCGACGACATGTCCGGCCCGGCTCAGTGCGTGCTCTTCGGGCTTCTCGCCGTGGCGCTCAGGCGCTGCGGCTGTTCGCCCGCGCCCCTCGTGCTCGCCTTCGTGCTCGGCCCGAGACTGGAAACCCATCTCATGCAGACGCTTCTCTCCTTCTGGTAG
- a CDS encoding LemA family protein: MLVAGVVLAVLVVLGVALMLLYNALVRGRNLAEEAWSGISVQLRRRHDLVPALISVVQGYAVHEKDVLSAVAGAREAGMKVAGGDARAVGEAEKGLSLALGRLLAVAEAYPDLKANENFLQLQHSLTELENDLQMSRRYYNGTVREQNNRVMQFPSNVVAGWFGFRKMEYFELSGEEEAAAPKGFPVA, from the coding sequence ATGCTTGTTGCGGGCGTTGTTCTTGCCGTTCTTGTGGTGTTGGGCGTGGCTCTCATGCTTCTTTACAACGCGCTCGTCCGGGGGCGGAATCTTGCCGAGGAGGCGTGGAGCGGCATCAGCGTGCAGCTGCGCCGCAGGCACGATCTGGTGCCTGCGCTCATCAGCGTGGTGCAGGGCTACGCCGTGCATGAAAAGGACGTGCTGTCCGCCGTGGCCGGAGCCAGAGAGGCGGGCATGAAGGTTGCCGGAGGCGACGCGCGCGCCGTGGGCGAGGCGGAAAAGGGCCTCAGCCTTGCGCTCGGCCGCCTGCTGGCCGTGGCGGAAGCCTATCCCGATCTCAAGGCCAACGAGAATTTTCTTCAGCTTCAGCACTCCCTCACGGAACTGGAAAACGACCTTCAGATGTCCCGCCGCTACTACAACGGCACGGTGCGCGAGCAGAACAACCGCGTCATGCAGTTTCCGAGCAACGTGGTCGCCGGATGGTTCGGCTTCAGAAAGATGGAATATTTCGAGCTCTCCGGCGAGGAGGAAGCCGCCGCGCCCAAGGGTTTTCCCGTCGCGTAG
- the coaBC gene encoding bifunctional phosphopantothenoylcysteine decarboxylase/phosphopantothenate--cysteine ligase CoaBC: MEKHLLFKRFADKRLHLGVCGSVAAFRAAELVHRWQDTGAGVSATLTAAAQKFITPLTFKALGASPVYGDMFGGDEPFEHLEPGQIAHAMVIAPASADMLARLAHGLADDMLSAQALAFDGPVVVAPAMNPRMWRNPATQANVETLRERGFTFVGPDCGVVACHDEGQGRLADLRMIYLAGLKALTPQDMEGRTVMLTLGPTRETWDDVRFWTNGSTGVMGASIAVAAWLRGAEVHAVCGPVDLWMPNDPAFHRHDVTSAAQMLEKAQELWPSADAGVFTAAVADFRPEPHGPGKFKKDRAGDGFSLSFLPNADILRTLAEERSEGQVVVGFAAESVPDMDALGVAVHHKLDTKGADVIVGNRISDGFGRAANRVYVADAQGRDEVWPDMPKPQVAWKIIDWVRTLFV; encoded by the coding sequence ATGGAAAAGCATCTGCTGTTCAAGCGCTTCGCGGACAAGAGGCTGCACCTCGGCGTCTGCGGTTCCGTGGCCGCCTTTCGCGCGGCCGAGCTGGTGCATCGCTGGCAGGACACGGGCGCGGGCGTGAGCGCCACGCTCACCGCCGCCGCGCAGAAGTTCATTACGCCGCTCACGTTCAAGGCCCTCGGCGCGTCTCCGGTGTACGGGGACATGTTCGGCGGCGACGAGCCGTTCGAGCATCTGGAACCGGGGCAGATCGCCCACGCCATGGTCATTGCTCCGGCCTCGGCCGACATGCTGGCCCGTCTGGCGCACGGTCTGGCGGACGACATGCTCTCCGCGCAGGCCCTCGCCTTCGACGGCCCCGTGGTGGTGGCTCCGGCCATGAATCCGCGCATGTGGCGCAATCCGGCCACGCAGGCCAACGTGGAAACGCTGCGCGAGCGCGGCTTCACCTTCGTGGGGCCGGACTGCGGCGTGGTGGCCTGTCACGACGAAGGGCAGGGACGTCTTGCCGATCTGCGCATGATCTACCTTGCCGGACTCAAGGCGCTGACCCCGCAGGACATGGAAGGCAGAACCGTCATGCTCACGCTCGGTCCCACGCGCGAAACCTGGGACGACGTGCGCTTCTGGACCAACGGATCCACGGGCGTCATGGGCGCGTCCATTGCCGTGGCGGCGTGGCTGCGCGGCGCGGAAGTGCATGCCGTGTGCGGCCCAGTGGATCTGTGGATGCCCAATGATCCGGCCTTCCACCGCCACGACGTGACGAGCGCGGCGCAGATGCTGGAAAAGGCGCAGGAGCTTTGGCCCTCGGCCGACGCGGGCGTGTTCACCGCCGCGGTGGCGGATTTTCGTCCAGAGCCGCACGGGCCGGGCAAGTTCAAGAAGGACAGGGCCGGGGACGGCTTCAGTCTTTCGTTCCTGCCGAACGCCGACATTCTGCGCACCCTGGCCGAAGAGCGTTCGGAAGGTCAGGTGGTGGTGGGCTTTGCCGCCGAAAGCGTGCCCGACATGGACGCGCTCGGCGTGGCCGTGCATCACAAGCTGGATACCAAGGGAGCCGACGTCATTGTGGGCAACCGCATTTCCGACGGCTTCGGCCGCGCGGCCAACCGCGTGTATGTGGCCGACGCGCAGGGCCGGGACGAAGTGTGGCCCGACATGCCCAAGCCGCAGGTGGCCTGGAAGATCATAGACTGGGTGCGCACGCTGTTCGTATGA
- a CDS encoding DUF2207 domain-containing protein — protein MKRWILAAIICLLMAADALAAPVRVRQFDALVDVAGNGDIVVNETLTVEIPAEGEFHGIFRDIPVATRWPRQPASMEVLAVRLDGRPLPADDVRRSPGLVRVYQRDKARRLSPGRHEFFLSYRMTGQVGLFEGNDELTWNVTGSGWEAPVEQSSCVVLCPTGAPFFGQRAWIGRAGSKNSPVSMSYEVQHQRLVMRFDAQRAVQPGEDFTVAAGWGKGFVAPAGGTVVGSLSGAMAYAVLDAALFLYFFLAWFFTGRDPRKGVIVPLFHPPVLRRGSGKIGERDMPVSPAAAGYVFHKNRVTPACFGAAVISLAGRGCCRILGNAKEGFVLEPGRGSSPFAEEERLLKAMGPESVRVDAAHGKTLYGMQRAMTAQLRRDYGSMWKGAGSGFMNGLFGSVWMFLGMAAALIGLVAVTGWVTGGALPHGVVPALGFQLFAFFFVQQMIRLIVSRLKSGSRGFVVCALVMILAMLGISLAVLFAVFRDAAALLSPAATALAALAVLIPFGFSFIMDRPTREARALLDQIEGLELYMRMAEGPALNALNPPERTLEHYRELLPYAVALGLEQAWGAHFSGALGAAALSGGQELTPAFAGAFASAAEGSIGSYAGAQASAASSSSSFGGDGGGAGSGGGGGGGGGC, from the coding sequence ATGAAGCGGTGGATTCTGGCGGCGATCATCTGTCTGCTCATGGCGGCGGACGCGCTGGCCGCGCCCGTGCGGGTGCGGCAGTTCGATGCGCTTGTGGACGTGGCGGGCAACGGCGACATCGTGGTGAACGAGACGCTGACGGTGGAGATTCCTGCCGAGGGTGAGTTTCACGGCATCTTTCGGGACATTCCCGTGGCGACGCGCTGGCCGCGGCAGCCCGCTTCCATGGAGGTGCTGGCCGTGCGGCTCGACGGTCGGCCTCTTCCCGCCGACGACGTGCGCCGCAGCCCCGGTCTTGTGCGGGTGTATCAGCGCGACAAGGCGCGGCGGCTCTCCCCGGGACGGCATGAATTTTTTCTCTCCTACCGTATGACCGGTCAGGTCGGCCTTTTTGAGGGCAACGACGAGCTGACCTGGAACGTCACGGGCAGCGGCTGGGAAGCGCCCGTGGAGCAGTCTTCGTGCGTCGTGCTCTGTCCGACGGGCGCGCCGTTTTTCGGTCAGCGGGCCTGGATCGGCAGGGCAGGCAGCAAAAATTCTCCGGTGAGCATGAGTTACGAGGTGCAGCATCAGCGCCTTGTCATGCGCTTTGACGCGCAGCGGGCCGTGCAGCCCGGCGAGGATTTCACCGTGGCCGCGGGCTGGGGCAAGGGCTTTGTTGCGCCTGCCGGCGGGACCGTCGTTGGATCCCTGTCCGGCGCGATGGCGTACGCCGTGCTGGATGCGGCGCTTTTCCTCTACTTTTTCCTCGCCTGGTTCTTTACCGGCAGGGATCCGCGCAAGGGCGTCATCGTGCCTCTTTTTCATCCGCCGGTGCTGCGCCGCGGAAGCGGCAAAATCGGCGAGAGAGACATGCCCGTGTCGCCTGCGGCGGCGGGCTACGTTTTCCACAAGAACCGGGTGACGCCCGCATGCTTCGGCGCGGCCGTGATTTCGCTTGCCGGGCGCGGATGCTGCCGTATCCTGGGCAACGCGAAGGAGGGCTTCGTGCTGGAGCCCGGCCGGGGCAGTTCGCCGTTTGCCGAAGAGGAGCGGCTTTTGAAGGCGATGGGCCCGGAATCCGTGAGGGTGGACGCCGCGCATGGCAAGACGCTCTACGGCATGCAGCGGGCCATGACGGCGCAGCTTCGCCGCGACTACGGCAGCATGTGGAAGGGCGCGGGCAGCGGCTTCATGAACGGTCTGTTCGGCTCGGTGTGGATGTTTCTCGGCATGGCCGCCGCGCTGATCGGCCTTGTGGCCGTGACGGGATGGGTCACGGGGGGCGCGCTTCCCCACGGCGTTGTTCCGGCGCTGGGCTTTCAGCTTTTCGCGTTCTTCTTTGTGCAGCAGATGATACGACTCATCGTGTCGCGTCTGAAGTCGGGGAGCCGGGGCTTTGTCGTGTGTGCGCTCGTCATGATTCTCGCCATGCTCGGCATCTCGCTGGCCGTGCTCTTTGCCGTGTTCCGGGACGCGGCGGCGCTGCTTTCTCCGGCCGCCACCGCGCTTGCCGCGCTGGCCGTGCTCATTCCCTTCGGCTTTTCCTTCATCATGGACAGGCCCACCCGGGAGGCGCGCGCTCTGCTCGATCAGATAGAGGGGCTGGAACTTTACATGCGCATGGCCGAAGGCCCGGCCCTGAATGCGCTGAATCCCCCGGAGCGCACGCTTGAGCACTATCGGGAGCTTCTGCCCTACGCCGTGGCCCTCGGGCTCGAACAGGCCTGGGGCGCGCATTTTTCCGGCGCGCTTGGCGCGGCGGCGCTCTCCGGCGGGCAGGAACTGACGCCCGCATTTGCGGGAGCCTTCGCCTCGGCGGCGGAAGGCAGCATCGGCTCCTACGCGGGGGCGCAGGCGTCGGCCGCATCCTCGTCGAGCTCCTTCGGCGGCGACGGCGGAGGCGCGGGCAGCGGCGGCGGTGGCGGCGGTGGCGGCGGATGCTGA
- the infA gene encoding translation initiation factor IF-1 yields MPKEDAIEVDGIVEEALPNAMFRVKLENGHEVLSHISGKMRKFYIRILPGDRVKVELSPYDLTRGRITYRMK; encoded by the coding sequence ATGCCTAAAGAAGACGCCATTGAAGTGGACGGCATCGTGGAAGAAGCCCTTCCCAATGCCATGTTCCGCGTGAAGCTGGAAAACGGCCACGAAGTGCTTTCCCATATTTCCGGCAAGATGCGCAAGTTTTATATCCGCATTCTGCCCGGCGACCGCGTGAAGGTCGAGCTTTCGCCCTACGATCTCACCCGCGGACGCATTACCTACCGCATGAAGTAA
- a CDS encoding helix-hairpin-helix domain-containing protein: MKRSLISALALALCLVFASAASAEENGLNVNTATQQELAAVPGLNADLAKAIVQYREEVGDFMSIDELADVPGMDKEALDAAREALRVDAISGAECNC; the protein is encoded by the coding sequence ATGAAACGCTCCCTCATTTCCGCCCTGGCTCTGGCCCTCTGCCTTGTCTTCGCCTCCGCCGCCTCCGCCGAAGAGAACGGCCTCAACGTCAACACCGCCACGCAGCAGGAACTCGCCGCCGTGCCCGGCCTCAACGCCGATCTGGCCAAGGCCATCGTGCAGTATCGCGAAGAAGTGGGCGACTTCATGTCCATCGACGAGCTCGCCGACGTGCCCGGCATGGACAAGGAGGCCCTTGACGCGGCCAGAGAGGCGCTGCGCGTGGACGCCATTTCCGGCGCCGAGTGCAACTGCTGA
- a CDS encoding DUF4911 domain-containing protein, with protein sequence MEPLAIPSSGGARPEAGKGARRRKPVRLPAAGASEMLLIRIAPRDTGLFRYLLEGGGGHLAMLTVLDPRAALFKLLFSPHQREELEALLESMRKTVPFEVRRWPVKTPAAPDRQNLPECGAVSACRDSSGNESSPAFAASPDGAAPLREPESSETDACSTKPPFAE encoded by the coding sequence ATGGAGCCGCTCGCCATTCCCTCGTCCGGGGGAGCCCGTCCCGAAGCCGGGAAGGGCGCAAGGCGGCGCAAGCCCGTCCGGCTTCCTGCGGCCGGCGCATCCGAGATGCTGCTGATCCGTATCGCTCCCCGTGATACGGGTCTTTTTCGTTATCTTCTGGAAGGCGGAGGCGGGCATCTGGCCATGCTCACGGTGCTTGATCCCCGTGCGGCCCTGTTCAAGCTGCTGTTTTCTCCGCATCAGCGGGAGGAGCTTGAGGCGCTGCTTGAGAGCATGCGCAAAACCGTGCCCTTCGAGGTGCGCCGATGGCCCGTGAAGACGCCCGCCGCGCCGGATCGCCAGAATCTTCCGGAGTGCGGAGCCGTGTCGGCCTGCCGGGACTCTTCCGGGAACGAAAGCTCCCCGGCCTTCGCGGCGTCGCCGGACGGCGCAGCGCCTTTGAGGGAGCCGGAATCCTCGGAGACCGACGCCTGTTCGACAAAGCCTCCGTTTGCGGAGTGA
- a CDS encoding tripartite tricarboxylate transporter substrate binding protein → MKWRIPYFGLAALSLLLLSPVSVPQARAADGPIQLSIAFSPGGALDAAARVLAHDAEAVLGRNIVPRNTPSGGGMTSVARLAKDKADGSRLAACVTNALIFIPTVNDAPYDPLKDVEPLLIFGQASPVLVTRPGAPWKTLDDFLAATRQASGEMRIGVPGLGTPSHVALAAISAKDPSLKWRFVPFGGPGEAEAALLGGHVDAAASGALPRVKNGQLLPLMVLAGARLPALPGVPSLSDKGFADPGRGDSSFILLAPAGVPPQTLDELSLAFLKAAETGALRKTLESFSASAVLLNRQEAKAFLKEAQAQEKDILKAAGIADRSAASPNQGKSRTSSAGE, encoded by the coding sequence ATGAAATGGCGTATTCCATACTTCGGCCTTGCCGCCCTCTCTCTCCTGCTTCTCTCTCCAGTTTCCGTTCCGCAGGCCCGCGCCGCAGACGGCCCCATTCAGCTGTCCATCGCCTTCAGCCCGGGCGGAGCCCTCGACGCCGCAGCCCGCGTGCTCGCCCATGACGCCGAAGCCGTTCTGGGAAGAAACATCGTTCCCCGGAACACGCCGAGCGGCGGCGGCATGACCTCCGTGGCCAGACTGGCAAAAGACAAGGCCGACGGCTCCCGCCTCGCCGCCTGCGTGACCAACGCGCTCATCTTCATTCCCACCGTCAACGACGCGCCCTACGATCCGCTCAAGGACGTGGAGCCTCTGCTCATCTTCGGACAGGCCTCCCCCGTGCTGGTGACGCGCCCCGGCGCGCCCTGGAAGACGCTGGACGACTTTCTTGCCGCCACGCGCCAGGCCTCCGGCGAAATGCGCATCGGCGTTCCCGGTCTGGGCACGCCCTCCCACGTCGCCCTTGCCGCCATATCCGCCAAAGATCCCTCGCTCAAGTGGCGTTTCGTGCCCTTCGGCGGGCCCGGCGAAGCCGAAGCCGCCCTGCTCGGCGGTCACGTGGACGCCGCCGCGAGCGGCGCGCTGCCCCGCGTGAAAAACGGTCAGCTTCTTCCGCTCATGGTTCTCGCAGGCGCGAGACTTCCCGCGCTGCCGGGCGTGCCCTCCCTGAGCGACAAGGGCTTCGCCGATCCCGGACGCGGCGATTCATCCTTCATTCTTCTCGCGCCGGCCGGCGTGCCGCCGCAGACTCTGGACGAACTTTCCCTCGCCTTTCTGAAGGCCGCCGAAACCGGCGCACTCAGAAAAACCCTTGAAAGCTTTTCCGCCTCTGCCGTGCTCTTGAACCGGCAGGAAGCGAAAGCCTTTCTCAAGGAAGCCCAGGCGCAGGAAAAAGACATTCTCAAAGCGGCGGGCATTGCCGACAGGTCCGCCGCCTCCCCCAACCAGGGGAAAAGCCGGACATCCTCCGCAGGAGAATGA
- a CDS encoding putative sulfate exporter family transporter: MNIPYEERRRSFLSCLYSMQESLPGLLAMFFIALFSNNLAGSPNPLTLENLFSWLDAVIGPVHHQPLFQILNSNFVWNPFLMGLVIGNVFGVPDSWKRGLSYIHILMPLGIIMLAPHFVFSHAEKAGMPLILLAFAVMLFTAAVTLVLGRLLRMDDRHYSTIAGALSTGDPHVVAILMPMLKSKGGQVINALGCILLFGLVASFLLPLLGHALNMDDKAFAVLSVFGIGNTGQMFNAAFGYSYEAGHWAHYVEPLRHALMPAGFLFVFVVMFVRSRMFADEPGVMAARAHKRFPLFVTVFIIVWIVVQFHVVKEPAHLAVFELVKWDFSLAAAALGLSLSLRDIAEWGFKGLALAFAAGILRIAVLVICLLAAASLKFPII, encoded by the coding sequence ATGAACATTCCCTATGAGGAGCGCCGCCGCTCTTTCCTCAGCTGCCTCTACAGCATGCAGGAATCCCTGCCCGGTCTGCTGGCCATGTTCTTCATCGCGCTGTTTTCCAACAATCTGGCGGGGAGCCCCAATCCCCTCACGCTGGAAAACCTGTTCTCCTGGCTCGACGCCGTCATCGGCCCCGTCCATCATCAGCCGCTGTTCCAGATCCTCAATTCCAACTTCGTGTGGAATCCCTTTCTGATGGGTCTTGTCATCGGCAACGTGTTCGGCGTGCCCGATTCCTGGAAGCGCGGTCTTTCCTACATTCACATTCTCATGCCGCTCGGCATCATCATGCTGGCGCCGCACTTCGTGTTCAGCCACGCGGAAAAGGCGGGCATGCCCCTCATTCTGCTGGCCTTCGCCGTCATGCTGTTCACCGCCGCCGTCACGCTTGTTCTCGGCAGACTCCTGCGCATGGACGACCGGCACTACTCCACCATCGCCGGCGCGCTCTCCACGGGCGATCCCCACGTGGTGGCCATTCTCATGCCCATGCTCAAATCCAAAGGCGGGCAGGTCATCAACGCGCTGGGCTGCATTCTGCTCTTCGGCCTCGTGGCCTCGTTTCTGCTGCCCCTGCTCGGCCACGCCCTCAACATGGACGACAAGGCCTTCGCCGTGCTCTCCGTGTTCGGCATAGGCAACACCGGGCAGATGTTCAACGCGGCCTTCGGCTACAGCTACGAAGCCGGTCACTGGGCCCACTACGTGGAACCTCTGCGGCACGCGCTCATGCCCGCAGGCTTTCTGTTCGTGTTCGTGGTCATGTTCGTGCGCTCCCGCATGTTCGCCGACGAGCCCGGCGTCATGGCGGCCCGCGCCCACAAAAGATTCCCGCTGTTCGTCACCGTGTTCATCATCGTGTGGATCGTGGTGCAGTTCCACGTAGTGAAGGAGCCCGCCCATCTCGCCGTTTTTGAACTGGTGAAGTGGGACTTCTCCCTTGCCGCAGCCGCCCTCGGCCTCTCCCTTTCCCTGCGCGACATCGCAGAGTGGGGCTTCAAGGGCCTGGCGCTCGCGTTTGCCGCAGGCATTCTGCGCATCGCCGTTCTCGTCATCTGCCTGCTGGCCGCGGCCAGCCTCAAGTTCCCGATCATCTAA
- a CDS encoding tripartite tricarboxylate transporter TctB family protein, with protein sequence MRLPRAALRRHALRVLLALAAVAVLAAAPPALSAGLPGPGIWPRIVGAGLFVGALLLPPASAAKERPSRKALREAGGLLFSCLLWMLLVYAAGWLPATFFAALCACRCGGCSRNESLALALLLCLTLWLGMEKLLAWPLPQGALFSFGIGA encoded by the coding sequence ATGCGTCTGCCCCGCGCCGCCCTGCGGCGTCACGCCCTGCGCGTTCTGCTCGCGCTTGCCGCCGTCGCGGTTCTTGCGGCCGCGCCGCCCGCGCTTTCCGCCGGACTTCCCGGCCCCGGCATCTGGCCGCGCATCGTCGGCGCGGGACTTTTTGTCGGCGCGCTGCTTCTGCCTCCCGCCTCTGCCGCCAAAGAGCGGCCCTCCCGCAAGGCTCTGCGCGAAGCGGGCGGCCTGCTCTTCTCCTGCCTGCTCTGGATGCTGCTTGTCTATGCCGCTGGCTGGCTTCCTGCCACCTTTTTCGCCGCACTCTGCGCCTGCCGCTGCGGCGGCTGCTCCCGCAACGAATCCCTCGCGCTCGCCCTGCTGCTGTGTCTGACGCTCTGGCTCGGCATGGAAAAACTGCTGGCCTGGCCGCTGCCGCAAGGCGCGCTCTTCTCCTTCGGAATCGGAGCGTAG
- the nuoE gene encoding NADH-quinone oxidoreductase subunit NuoE, which yields MSCNCTASPIDLAPLMDILKPYKQNPKGALIPVLQQAQDVYGYLPQEVLETIASELNVPVAEVFGVVTFYAQFHLNPRGKNIVRVCQGTACHVRGGAAILEAVSHHLDIKPGETTKDLNFTLETVACLGACGLAPVMMVNENTHGRLTPDDIPGILDSYLA from the coding sequence ATGTCTTGCAACTGCACGGCCAGCCCCATTGACCTTGCTCCTCTCATGGACATTCTGAAACCCTACAAGCAGAACCCGAAAGGCGCGCTCATTCCCGTTCTGCAGCAGGCCCAGGATGTTTACGGCTATCTGCCGCAGGAAGTGCTCGAAACCATCGCGTCGGAACTGAACGTTCCGGTGGCGGAGGTGTTCGGCGTGGTCACGTTCTACGCACAGTTCCACCTCAATCCGCGCGGCAAGAACATCGTCCGCGTCTGTCAGGGCACGGCCTGTCACGTCCGCGGCGGGGCCGCCATTCTTGAAGCGGTGAGCCATCACCTCGACATCAAGCCCGGCGAAACCACCAAGGATCTCAACTTCACGCTGGAAACCGTGGCCTGCCTCGGCGCCTGCGGTCTGGCTCCGGTCATGATGGTGAACGAGAACACCCACGGCCGCCTGACCCCCGACGACATTCCCGGCATTCTCGACAGCTACCTGGCATAA